One window of the Runella slithyformis DSM 19594 genome contains the following:
- a CDS encoding efflux RND transporter permease subunit: MFQTFIHRPVLSVVISLIIVLLGILSMTQLPVTQYPDIAPPAVTVTTRYTGANAEVCAKAVVTPLERAINGVPGMTYMTSTSGNDGTSIIQVYFKVGTDPDVAAVSVQNRVTTVLDELPEEVIKAGVSTEKEVNSMLMYINLLSKDPKTDEKFLFNFADINVLAELKRIDGVGFADIMGQREYAMRVWLKPDRMTAYDVSAEDIILALRNQNLEAAPGKIGESSGRNPQSLQYVLRYTGKFTQQKQYENIIIKATSQGQLLRLHDIAEIEFGSLDYDVLSKENGRPSAAILLKQRPGSNASEIIANVKKRMAELKVSTFPTELDYTISYDVSRFLDASIHEVLKTLFEAFILVALVVFIFLQDWRSTLIPAITVPVSLVGTFTFMLLLGFSINLLTLFALVLAIGIVVDDAIVVIEAVHAKMESEHLDAKAATVATMGEISGAIIAITLVMSAVFVPVAFLSGPVGVFYRQFSITMAIAIVISGVNALTLTPALCAIMFKNHHGHAKKQTWLTRFFDGFNRRYEQLAGRYKRLLDIIANRRAITFGLLIGFLIATYGINTVLPSGFIPTEDQGMFYANVTTPAGATLERTEAITDAIQKATNGIEAVESTSTLAGFSMMTDGSGASFGMGMINLKPWKDRSQTVDQVVAALNEKTKHLKDASIQFFPPPAVPGYGNASGFEIRIQDRTGSGDLQRLEKVAKDFSDELNKRPEIENTFTSFNASFPQYLLEVDNDKAAQKGVTINAAMDNLQSLIGSYYATNFIRYGQMYKVMIQALPRYRAQPNDILSLFVKNDKGEMVPYGAFLNIKRVYGPEQLTRCNMFTAAMINGEPASGYSSGDAIKAIQETLIAKLPKGYTSEWTGATRDEVLAGDQAIYIFLLCLLFVYLLLSAQYESFLLPMPVILSLPAGLCGSFFLLYITGLQNNIYAQVALVMLVGLLGKNAILIIEFAILRQKEGLTPLQAAIEGAVSRLRPILMTSFAFIAGLIPLMLASGAGAIGNRTIGTAAAGGMFFGTLFGVVIVPGLYVIFASIGIKKKKKVISGSALVES, encoded by the coding sequence ATGTTCCAAACCTTCATTCACCGTCCGGTTCTTTCTGTTGTTATATCGTTGATAATAGTATTGCTGGGAATATTGTCAATGACTCAACTTCCCGTAACACAATATCCCGACATTGCTCCACCCGCCGTGACCGTTACGACTCGCTATACGGGTGCCAACGCCGAAGTATGCGCGAAAGCCGTTGTAACACCCCTCGAAAGGGCTATCAATGGTGTGCCGGGTATGACCTACATGACTTCTACTTCGGGCAACGACGGCACGAGTATCATTCAGGTGTATTTTAAAGTAGGTACCGACCCCGACGTGGCGGCGGTGAGCGTACAAAACCGCGTTACCACTGTGCTGGACGAGCTGCCCGAAGAGGTGATCAAAGCGGGGGTCAGTACTGAAAAGGAGGTTAACAGTATGCTCATGTACATCAACCTGCTGAGCAAAGACCCGAAAACCGACGAAAAGTTTTTGTTCAATTTTGCGGATATTAACGTATTGGCCGAATTAAAACGTATTGACGGTGTAGGTTTTGCCGATATTATGGGGCAGCGTGAGTACGCCATGCGTGTGTGGCTAAAACCTGACCGAATGACTGCCTATGACGTATCGGCAGAAGATATCATTCTTGCCCTGCGTAACCAAAATTTAGAGGCGGCCCCCGGAAAAATCGGTGAAAGTTCAGGCCGTAATCCGCAATCATTGCAGTATGTATTGCGCTACACAGGTAAGTTTACCCAACAAAAACAGTACGAAAACATTATCATTAAGGCCACTTCACAGGGGCAACTGCTCCGCCTGCACGACATTGCTGAAATAGAATTCGGTTCACTTGATTATGATGTGCTCTCCAAAGAAAACGGACGCCCATCGGCAGCGATTCTGCTCAAACAACGCCCCGGCTCAAACGCCAGCGAAATCATAGCCAATGTTAAAAAACGGATGGCAGAACTGAAAGTTTCTACATTTCCCACTGAACTCGACTATACCATTAGCTACGACGTATCACGGTTTTTGGATGCTTCTATTCATGAAGTACTCAAAACGCTTTTCGAAGCTTTTATTTTAGTGGCATTGGTGGTGTTTATTTTTTTGCAGGATTGGCGTTCTACCCTGATTCCGGCCATTACCGTGCCCGTTTCACTCGTGGGTACGTTTACATTCATGCTGTTGCTGGGATTTTCAATCAACCTCCTGACACTCTTTGCGTTGGTGTTGGCCATCGGGATTGTGGTGGATGATGCCATCGTGGTCATAGAAGCCGTTCATGCCAAAATGGAATCGGAGCATTTGGATGCCAAAGCGGCTACGGTTGCCACCATGGGCGAAATCAGCGGTGCCATCATTGCCATCACGTTGGTGATGTCAGCGGTGTTTGTTCCGGTAGCGTTTTTGTCAGGGCCGGTAGGGGTGTTTTATCGCCAATTTTCGATAACAATGGCCATAGCGATCGTGATTTCAGGGGTCAATGCCCTCACCCTCACCCCCGCACTTTGCGCCATTATGTTTAAAAACCACCACGGACATGCCAAAAAACAAACGTGGCTAACACGATTTTTCGATGGGTTTAATCGCCGATATGAACAATTGGCAGGTCGTTACAAACGTCTGCTCGACATCATCGCCAACCGGCGCGCCATTACATTCGGGCTATTGATCGGTTTCCTGATTGCCACCTACGGCATCAATACTGTGCTTCCCTCAGGCTTTATTCCGACCGAAGACCAGGGAATGTTTTATGCCAACGTCACTACTCCCGCAGGGGCAACCCTCGAACGAACGGAGGCCATTACCGATGCCATTCAGAAAGCTACCAATGGCATTGAGGCTGTCGAATCCACCTCTACATTGGCGGGCTTCAGTATGATGACCGACGGTTCGGGGGCTTCGTTTGGAATGGGCATGATTAACCTCAAACCCTGGAAAGACCGCTCGCAGACGGTGGACCAAGTCGTGGCTGCATTGAATGAAAAAACCAAGCATCTTAAAGATGCCAGCATTCAGTTTTTTCCTCCGCCTGCCGTACCCGGCTATGGCAACGCCAGTGGATTTGAGATTCGTATTCAGGACCGAACAGGCAGCGGTGATCTTCAACGATTGGAGAAAGTAGCCAAAGATTTTTCGGATGAACTCAACAAACGGCCCGAGATCGAAAATACATTTACGAGTTTCAATGCCAGCTTCCCGCAGTATTTGCTGGAAGTAGATAACGACAAAGCGGCTCAAAAAGGAGTTACTATCAATGCGGCTATGGACAACCTCCAATCGCTCATAGGAAGTTATTATGCCACTAACTTTATTCGGTACGGGCAAATGTACAAAGTAATGATTCAGGCACTGCCCCGCTACCGTGCCCAGCCCAACGATATTCTGAGTTTGTTTGTCAAAAATGACAAAGGTGAAATGGTGCCCTACGGAGCATTTCTGAACATAAAGCGGGTCTATGGCCCTGAACAGCTTACGCGCTGCAATATGTTTACGGCGGCAATGATTAACGGTGAACCTGCATCAGGCTATAGCAGCGGCGATGCCATCAAGGCTATTCAGGAAACATTAATCGCCAAACTGCCAAAAGGATATACGTCTGAGTGGACAGGGGCAACCCGCGACGAAGTATTGGCCGGCGACCAGGCCATTTACATATTCCTGTTGTGTTTATTGTTTGTGTATTTGTTGCTATCAGCCCAGTATGAGAGCTTCCTGCTGCCTATGCCCGTTATTCTTTCACTGCCTGCGGGACTTTGCGGATCTTTTTTCCTGCTTTATATCACCGGTTTGCAAAACAACATTTACGCCCAAGTGGCATTGGTGATGCTTGTGGGATTGTTGGGCAAAAATGCCATCTTGATCATTGAGTTTGCCATCTTACGTCAAAAAGAAGGGCTTACTCCCCTTCAGGCAGCCATCGAAGGGGCGGTATCGCGTTTGCGTCCTATTTTGATGACCTCATTTGCTTTCATTGCCGGGTTGATTCCGCTCATGCTCGCTTCGGGTGCAGGGGCTATCGGCAACCGTACCATCGGCACGGCAGCGGCAGGTGGCATGTTTTTCGGGACGCTTTTTGGGGTGGTCATCGTGCCGGGATTATACGTAATTTTTGCAAGTATCGGCATCAAAAAGAAGAAAAAAGTGATCTCCGGATCAGCCTTGGTTGAATCATAA
- a CDS encoding peptide MFS transporter has translation MTETTSSRHPNGLYLLFATEMWERFSYYGMRAILVLYLTKALFFDKAMASNIYGGYVGLVYMTPLIGGFIADRYWGNRRSILTGGILMALGQLVLFFSALLRPETAAETMSPLASLMLFLGLGLMITGNGFFKPNISSMVGSLYGPTDRRRDSAYTIFYMGINLGSFLGNLITSLVGDTGNPDDFKWAFLACSLAMLLATFTLWWGQKKYLNSWENKPVGDTPADSPGVTKVYFWLPALLLASLGIMYVDAFITNIIFPFLILSALVIAYLVFADRSLSRVDREKVAVIFIVSFFVIFFWATFEQAPASLTFFADEQTDREIWGYTVPPSLFQNLNGFFIVTCAPLMAFLWGFLGKRNAEPSSLFKMAIGLLLVTLGYVVIEIPVKDLMPGIKVSMFYLVALYLLHSIGELCLSPIGLSLVNKLSPPKYVSLMMAVWFLAPAIANKAAGMISALYPEPGKTTNFLGVEIHNLYEFFLINVALSGVASLVLFILAGRLKSMMHGAK, from the coding sequence ATGACTGAAACAACTTCCTCTCGCCATCCTAACGGCCTGTATCTTCTCTTTGCCACTGAAATGTGGGAGCGTTTTTCTTACTACGGAATGCGCGCAATCCTGGTACTTTATCTCACCAAAGCGCTCTTTTTTGACAAAGCAATGGCTTCCAATATTTACGGAGGTTACGTAGGGCTGGTCTATATGACGCCTCTCATCGGAGGATTTATTGCCGACCGCTACTGGGGGAACAGACGCTCTATTTTAACGGGAGGGATTTTAATGGCGCTTGGTCAGCTTGTTTTATTTTTTTCAGCTTTGCTTCGCCCCGAAACTGCCGCCGAAACCATGAGTCCGCTTGCCAGTCTGATGCTTTTTCTGGGCCTGGGACTGATGATTACGGGAAACGGCTTTTTCAAACCCAATATCTCGTCGATGGTAGGTTCGCTGTATGGCCCCACCGACCGTCGGCGCGATTCGGCCTACACCATTTTTTACATGGGTATCAATTTAGGGTCTTTTCTGGGCAACTTAATTACCAGCTTAGTGGGCGACACGGGCAATCCCGATGATTTTAAATGGGCATTTTTGGCGTGTAGTCTTGCGATGCTGCTCGCTACTTTTACGCTGTGGTGGGGACAGAAGAAGTACCTGAATTCGTGGGAAAACAAACCCGTAGGCGATACTCCCGCCGATTCGCCGGGCGTAACCAAGGTCTATTTTTGGTTGCCTGCCCTGCTGCTCGCCTCCCTGGGAATTATGTACGTAGATGCCTTTATTACGAACATTATTTTTCCGTTTTTGATATTATCCGCTTTAGTGATTGCCTATTTGGTGTTTGCCGACAGGTCGCTGAGCCGCGTTGACCGCGAAAAAGTAGCCGTTATTTTCATCGTTTCCTTTTTCGTGATTTTCTTCTGGGCTACGTTTGAACAGGCTCCTGCTTCGCTCACTTTCTTTGCGGATGAACAAACCGACCGCGAGATTTGGGGATACACGGTTCCGCCGAGTCTGTTTCAAAACCTCAATGGATTTTTTATAGTTACCTGCGCTCCGCTTATGGCCTTTTTATGGGGTTTTTTGGGGAAACGCAACGCCGAGCCTTCGTCACTCTTCAAAATGGCCATTGGACTTTTGCTGGTTACGTTGGGTTACGTGGTCATTGAGATTCCGGTCAAAGATTTGATGCCGGGTATCAAAGTAAGTATGTTTTATTTGGTAGCGCTGTATCTGCTGCACTCAATCGGCGAATTATGTTTGTCGCCGATCGGTCTTTCATTGGTCAACAAACTTTCGCCGCCCAAGTACGTATCGCTCATGATGGCGGTTTGGTTTTTGGCTCCCGCCATTGCCAATAAAGCAGCGGGAATGATTTCTGCCTTATACCCGGAACCCGGCAAAACCACCAATTTTTTAGGAGTTGAGATTCATAATCTCTACGAATTTTTCCTGATTAATGTAGCCTTGTCGGGGGTGGCGTCATTGGTGCTGTTTATATTGGCCGGCCGTCTGAAAAGTATGATGCACGGTGCTAAGTAA
- a CDS encoding TolC family protein → MIIARFIVISFLCIWASSCKAPSIVFNTNPLQPLPTQYTDQMPNAGSAEQSWRTFFKDSLLISLIDTALVHNLDLLRMQQRIAVFDAQVLQAQGRLRPFVAGTGSVGMRRFGKYTMDGVGNFDTNFSTNISSSQRVPEYLPDFFWGVQSSWEIDIYKKLRNQRQAAISRYMATLEGRNLLITHLVSDIANTYYDLISSDLELDFIRATIMLQRSQLDLIRLEKEAGRSTELAVQQFEAQLLNAQALEKELLQQINFDESRINFILGRFSKPVVRNKISFTQLTLPSIDRGSPADLLKNRPDIRRAEYEVMAAKADVAAARAAFLPSLNLGGSLGFQAFNPRFILSPHSIAFNLLGGITAPLVNKTAIQAEFNVRKASQLDALYNYQQTILNGYLEVHNQWVNISNLAQIYDLKTEEAKKLENAVETASQLYLTGRATYLEILLNRQNAIRANLELIEIKQQQFNATVTLYRALGGGWR, encoded by the coding sequence ATGATTATAGCACGCTTTATTGTCATATCATTTCTTTGTATCTGGGCCAGCAGTTGCAAAGCACCCTCTATTGTTTTCAACACCAATCCATTACAGCCACTCCCTACTCAGTATACCGATCAAATGCCCAATGCAGGCAGTGCGGAGCAATCCTGGCGTACTTTTTTTAAGGATTCTCTATTGATATCATTGATAGATACCGCGCTGGTTCACAACCTTGACCTGCTCCGAATGCAGCAACGCATTGCGGTTTTTGATGCCCAGGTACTCCAGGCACAAGGGCGCCTTAGACCTTTTGTGGCAGGAACAGGGAGCGTAGGTATGAGGCGTTTTGGCAAATATACCATGGATGGTGTGGGAAACTTCGATACCAATTTCTCTACCAACATCAGCAGTTCACAGCGTGTTCCGGAATATTTGCCTGATTTTTTTTGGGGAGTTCAGAGTTCCTGGGAAATAGATATCTACAAAAAACTTCGCAATCAGCGTCAAGCGGCTATTTCGCGTTATATGGCCACCCTCGAAGGTCGTAACTTATTGATTACCCATTTGGTTTCAGACATTGCCAATACCTATTATGACCTCATTTCGTCCGACTTAGAGTTGGATTTTATCCGAGCTACCATCATGCTGCAACGCTCACAACTGGATCTCATTCGGTTGGAGAAAGAGGCCGGACGCAGCACAGAACTGGCCGTTCAGCAGTTTGAAGCGCAACTGCTCAACGCCCAAGCCCTCGAAAAAGAACTGCTCCAGCAAATCAATTTTGACGAAAGCCGAATTAACTTTATTCTGGGGCGTTTTTCGAAACCTGTTGTTCGTAATAAAATCTCTTTTACTCAACTCACCTTACCTTCAATTGACAGGGGTTCGCCTGCTGACCTACTCAAAAACAGGCCCGATATTCGCCGGGCAGAGTATGAAGTTATGGCCGCCAAAGCCGATGTGGCTGCTGCCAGAGCTGCTTTTTTGCCATCGCTCAATCTGGGAGGCAGCCTCGGTTTTCAGGCGTTCAACCCCCGTTTTATTTTGAGTCCGCATTCCATCGCCTTCAATTTGTTGGGTGGAATTACCGCGCCTTTGGTCAATAAAACCGCAATTCAGGCGGAGTTCAATGTGCGAAAAGCCTCACAATTGGATGCATTGTATAACTATCAGCAAACCATTCTTAACGGCTACCTGGAAGTGCATAATCAGTGGGTCAATATCAGCAATTTAGCGCAGATATATGACCTGAAAACCGAAGAGGCCAAAAAACTTGAAAATGCCGTTGAAACGGCTTCGCAGTTGTACCTGACGGGCCGAGCAACGTATTTGGAAATTTTACTCAATCGCCAAAACGCCATCCGTGCCAATCTCGAACTCATCGAAATTAAACAGCAACAGTTTAATGCAACCGTAACGCTTTACCGCGCTCTGGGAGGAGGCTGGAGATAA
- a CDS encoding BamA/TamA family outer membrane protein, with protein MAKITLVRTLALAPYFSPIRCYWFLFLGLFVSDTFGQKNTLKRLDSLLNNLNPIAVPTIQNAPETGWNFGAGITYYFNTEPTPDSLTPTRSSSLVGTFNYSVKRQLQTEARWQIFTKNERMFYRGAINYADFFDKFWGIGNNTPAKDVSEFTFKRLQLQVSVLCRVAPNLFVGGSYQGSYFGNFEWIKTDPNLRLSEIEGSMGSRVSGGGPILIADFRDNPFSATRGFYAELAAVYYRTFLESSHRFDEYFIDVRHYRTVFQKHVLAFQGVGNFMNGSVPFREKPRLGGQQIMRGYFNGRYIDENLLAIQAEYRMPIYKKWACSFFAGAGQVAPRFNDFALDRSKLAYGVGLRFLLNAKEHVYLRFDTAHTTDGDIGFYIRVNDAF; from the coding sequence ATGGCTAAAATAACACTTGTACGAACGTTGGCATTAGCTCCCTATTTTAGCCCGATACGATGTTATTGGTTTTTGTTTTTGGGTTTATTTGTCAGTGATACTTTTGGACAAAAAAATACGTTGAAGCGTCTCGACTCGCTGCTCAACAACCTCAACCCCATAGCGGTTCCAACCATTCAGAATGCCCCCGAAACCGGTTGGAACTTCGGGGCGGGAATCACCTACTATTTTAACACCGAACCCACTCCTGATTCGCTTACCCCCACCCGTTCGTCGAGCTTGGTTGGTACTTTTAATTATTCAGTGAAACGACAATTACAAACCGAAGCGCGCTGGCAAATTTTTACAAAAAACGAGCGAATGTTCTACCGGGGAGCGATTAACTACGCCGATTTTTTTGATAAGTTTTGGGGTATCGGTAACAATACCCCGGCTAAAGACGTAAGCGAATTTACGTTTAAAAGACTCCAGCTCCAAGTCAGTGTATTGTGCCGTGTGGCCCCCAATCTGTTTGTCGGGGGGAGCTATCAAGGAAGCTATTTCGGTAATTTTGAGTGGATAAAGACCGACCCAAATCTCCGGCTTTCTGAAATTGAAGGCAGCATGGGCAGCCGCGTGTCGGGGGGGGGGCCGATACTCATTGCCGACTTTCGCGACAATCCTTTCAGCGCTACGCGGGGTTTTTATGCTGAACTGGCAGCGGTGTATTACCGCACATTCTTGGAGAGCTCCCACCGTTTTGATGAGTATTTTATAGACGTTCGGCACTATCGGACGGTCTTTCAAAAGCACGTATTGGCGTTTCAGGGTGTGGGCAATTTTATGAACGGCAGCGTGCCTTTTCGCGAAAAACCGCGCCTCGGCGGCCAGCAAATTATGCGCGGCTATTTCAACGGACGATACATTGACGAAAATTTACTCGCCATTCAAGCCGAATACCGAATGCCCATTTACAAAAAATGGGCTTGTTCTTTTTTTGCAGGTGCGGGGCAGGTTGCCCCTCGGTTCAATGATTTTGCTCTTGACAGAAGCAAATTGGCCTACGGTGTGGGGCTGCGCTTTTTGCTCAACGCCAAAGAGCACGTTTACCTTCGTTTTGATACGGCTCATACCACCGACGGCGACATTGGCTTTTATATCCGAGTCAATGATGCATTTTGA
- a CDS encoding efflux RND transporter periplasmic adaptor subunit → MTKILPLLGLACLALYMASCSKSKEENTQKPESYQVSSPITIDTSYEIDYISDINSVRNVEIRARVKGYIEQIYVDEGKPVRKGQILFSISKNEFKEGLYQAKAMLKNAIAEAKAAELTLQNTKLLVDKNVVSKTELEMAKAKLDALNAKIDEARSHEATAEIRLARTDIRAPFDGVIDRIPNKVGSLVDEGTLMTTISDNSQMLAYFSVSEKEYLDYMENEKQTPHREVSLILANGEEHSYKGHVETLESEFNAETGSIAFRARFPNPERILKNGSTGKVRIRNQIKNALVIPQKSTFEIQDKIYVYLIDADGRIKSRNFIPKLRIPHLYVLQSGLEKSDKFVYEGTQNLREGVQIKPQFVAMQNILNQIIKN, encoded by the coding sequence ATGACAAAAATACTTCCGTTGTTGGGATTGGCCTGTTTAGCTTTGTACATGGCCTCCTGTAGCAAGTCAAAAGAAGAGAATACCCAAAAGCCTGAAAGCTATCAGGTTAGCAGCCCCATCACTATTGATACCTCGTATGAAATAGACTACATTTCAGACATCAACTCCGTACGTAATGTTGAAATCAGGGCCCGGGTGAAGGGCTATATTGAGCAGATATATGTAGATGAAGGTAAACCTGTTCGCAAAGGACAGATTTTATTCAGTATCAGCAAGAATGAGTTCAAAGAAGGATTGTATCAGGCCAAAGCGATGCTCAAAAATGCCATTGCCGAGGCCAAAGCCGCCGAGCTCACACTCCAAAACACGAAATTGTTGGTAGACAAAAATGTGGTTTCCAAGACTGAGCTTGAAATGGCGAAAGCTAAGCTTGATGCCCTCAATGCCAAAATTGACGAGGCGCGTTCCCACGAGGCCACTGCTGAAATTCGTTTGGCCCGTACCGACATCCGCGCCCCGTTTGATGGCGTTATAGACCGTATCCCTAACAAAGTAGGGAGTCTTGTTGATGAGGGCACCCTGATGACCACTATTTCAGACAACAGCCAAATGCTTGCGTATTTCAGCGTATCTGAGAAAGAGTATTTGGATTATATGGAGAATGAAAAACAAACACCTCACCGTGAAGTATCACTGATTTTGGCCAATGGTGAAGAACACAGTTATAAAGGGCATGTGGAAACACTTGAAAGCGAGTTCAATGCCGAAACCGGCAGTATTGCATTTCGAGCACGTTTTCCCAATCCCGAAAGAATTTTAAAAAATGGCTCTACGGGCAAGGTCAGAATACGCAACCAAATCAAAAACGCATTGGTCATTCCGCAAAAATCAACCTTCGAGATACAGGATAAAATTTACGTGTATTTAATAGATGCTGACGGGCGTATTAAGTCGCGCAATTTTATTCCCAAACTCCGTATTCCTCACCTGTACGTTTTGCAGTCGGGTTTAGAAAAAAGCGACAAATTCGTTTATGAAGGTACCCAAAATCTACGTGAGGGTGTTCAAATAAAACCTCAGTTTGTAGCCATGCAAAACATTTTAAACCAAATCATTAAGAATTAA
- a CDS encoding 5-formyltetrahydrofolate cyclo-ligase — protein MKKKELRKLFGERRQTLTTAEVADGSQAIARLFFSFFAIETLKAIHVYLPIRRQNEVDTFPIIYTIQEKYLQNQVVIPRALPETGEMEHYQWLPDMKLQLNQWGILEPDPSCNLHYAVSGIDLVIIPLLAFDRNGYRVGYGKGFYDRFLAKCRPNVIKVGISLFDPILKIDDINPFDVRMDYCITPTQIWKW, from the coding sequence ATGAAAAAAAAAGAGCTGCGCAAACTGTTCGGAGAGCGTCGTCAAACATTGACAACCGCAGAAGTGGCCGATGGAAGTCAGGCCATTGCGCGGCTCTTTTTTTCTTTTTTTGCCATCGAAACCCTCAAAGCCATTCATGTGTATCTGCCCATTCGTCGCCAAAACGAAGTGGATACCTTCCCCATTATTTACACCATTCAGGAAAAATACCTTCAAAATCAGGTGGTTATCCCAAGGGCGTTGCCCGAAACGGGCGAAATGGAACACTACCAATGGTTGCCTGACATGAAACTTCAACTCAATCAATGGGGTATTCTGGAACCTGACCCTTCCTGCAATTTGCACTACGCCGTTTCGGGCATTGACTTGGTCATTATCCCGTTGTTGGCTTTTGACCGCAACGGCTACCGCGTGGGCTACGGCAAAGGTTTTTACGACCGTTTTCTGGCAAAATGTCGCCCCAATGTCATCAAAGTAGGCATCTCGCTGTTTGACCCCATTCTCAAAATCGACGATATCAACCCGTTTGATGTCCGTATGGATTACTGCATTACGCCTACCCAGATTTGGAAGTGGTAA